The genomic DNA AGTGCTTGAAAAGAAACTTTTTTGAAGTCACGTTAgattctttaattttttttggttgttaaCCATTTGTGCAGCTGATACAAACCCATTTAATGTCCCTCTCTCTTTTACAGTCAAGTTGACTTCAGAGCAAAAATATGGGCGTGCAATTTCTGCTTTCAGAGGAACCCAGTAAGTACTGACGGGCTCAGCATTAATTAAGTCCTTATGCTTTTACGTAATATCAATTATTACCAGACATTATGACAAGCTTGAATCATATAATGTGGTCCAGCTACATTCCTTTATAAGGGTTGGTTAATATTGTTTCCTCTACGTCTTTGCAGTTCCCTCCCTCTTACGCAGGCATATCTGATGTGAACCAGCCAGCGGAACTCATGCCACAGTTTTCTACCATTGAGTACATTGTGCAggtaaatacagaccatgtaGAATCTTAATTGGCCCAGACTACTGTAGAGGCAAATGAGTATTACatcataaataacacaaattgttttattattatctcctCACTAAATATGACAAAGTGTGTGGAAGTGAGACTCTTGATTTCTTTATTGCATAACCTTTGCATCTTACTTCTTTACAGCGTGGACCCCCAACCCCTCTTATCTTCCTGTATGTGGTGGACACATGTTTGGAAGAAGAGGACCTTCAGGCCCTCAAGGAGTCCCTGCAGATGTCCCTCAGCCTGCTGCCACCCAACGCGCTGGTGGGTCTAATCACATTCGGACGCATGGTCCAGGTCCATGAGCTCAGCTGTGAGGGGATCGCCAAGAGCTACGTGTTCAGGGGCACCAAGGACCTTTCCTCAAAACAGATCCAGGTGGGTTGGGGAAGAGATTTTTGTGAGTTTAGGGAATTTGAAAAAGTAACACTTGAAgagtaaaacttaaaaaaacaaatgggtgatgtgaagtcattttttaaCTCTTTCAGGAGATGCTAGGATTAACAAAGCCAGCAGCACCTGGACAACAAGGTCGCCCAGCGGCCCCTCAGGATGCTACAGCCACCTGCAGGTACACAACAGCAATTAAACTTCTAATTTGTCAATAAACTGTAGTTGTTTTTCCTGTCTAATGTGCGTTTATGTCCTCTTGTTTCCAGGTTCCTTCAGCCTGTGCACAGAGTCGATATGAATCTGACGGACTTGCTTGGCGAGCTTCAGCGAGATCCCTGGCCTGTCCCCCAGGGCAAACGTCCACTCCGCTCCACTGGTGTTGCATTGTCTGTTGCTGTCGGTCTGCTCGAGGTACATTACTCCCACTAATACTGTTGTACATTAAGTAGCCACGGATAATGCTGGACTATGCACATGTTGGACTTTGCTTGTTTGTCACATGCAtttttccacacacatacacacacacgctctgcCTGTCAGTTATTTGTTGTAGGACCGGCACATCCTCTTTGTCAGGCAAAAACTGGATCTGTTGTTTGCTGTCTGTCTTTTCCCTCCTCCATCGTTATCCCCTCCGCTCCAAATGCTAATCTGTGAAGTTATATAACTGAACAGATCATTCCCTCTCTGTACTTTCCTTCAGCAGACAGGATGAGGCCTGATTAGAACACATTTGGCCCGAGACTCACTGATTCGTCAAAAGGCATTTGGCTTGATGATAGGGTTCTCTTTTTTTAAGCAGAGCGGCAAATAGCAGATGGAGCTCACTATCAACTGGCTTATGTGTCGCATAGTTTTCTGTGAATTAGTCGGCTCTGTCCTTTTATAAGTGATTCTGCATTTACGCAGAACTTGCCGTCATATGTATGTGACTCTGTGACCTCTTTCCAAAGTGTCATTGTGTGTTGGAGTATCCCAGGGAATTAGACTATGgactttgttgtgtgtgttggctgTTCAGGTTAACCCTTTTGCTGAAACTTGATCCATACTCGACACTACATTTGGTTTAGCTGGATTTCAGCTTTGCTTGGTCATAGACCGAATATAACAATAGATTTTACTATAATCAGTGATTTATTTGGGAACTattcaacacatttgtgtttcattatGGCCAACTGAAGCTGTTTTCATACAGGTTCAGCTACCAGGTGCCTTCAGTCGTCGGTCTAAAAACAGAGATTCAGTGAAAACGATATAGGACAACACTTAGAGGAAAGATTCTTACTCAAGTTTATGAGCAGTAAAGGATGTGCATCAAGGGATGTTATATAACTATAAAGTGGACTCTCTATATTGTAGTTGGCAAAACCTGTTGCACCAGTGTTGTCTCCTAGAAAAAAGTGAATGAAATCAAAATTCCTCCATCTGCTCGCTCACAGGGTACATACCCCAACACGGGGGCTCGTGTGATGCTGTTCATCGGAGGACCCCCCACCCAGGGTCCTGGTATGGTGGTGGGAGATGAGCTGAAAACCCCCATCCGCTCCTGGCACGACATCCAGAAAGACAACGCTCGCCACCTAAAGAAAGCCACCAAGGTGAACGATGAGTAAaatctttgttaaaaaaaaaatcctgatgaAATCGCTGAATCGTTTTACTTTTAATCAGTGTCTCGCCCTCCATACtaaggctttgtgttttattttacagtattatGAAGCCATGGCTAACCGTACAGCAGTGAACGGCCACTGTATTGACATCTACGCCTGTGCCCTGGACCAGACAGGACTGCTGGAGATGAAGTGCTTATCTAATCTCACTGGGTGCGTTAACCTTTATGACGTAATTGTTTGAGGGTGTGGAAGTATTTAAAagaataattaaacattttattcatctgctgtgatttttcttttttaatcaggGGCCACATTGTAATGGGAGACTCCTTCAATACTTCCTTGTTCAAGCAAACCTTCCAGAGAGTCTTTAGTAAAGACTATAATGGAGACTTTCGCATGGCTTTTGGAGGTGTCATGGAGGTCAAGGTAAAGAAGCAGTaactcattataataataataataataataaaagttaaGCTTCTGTAGAATGCATATTCATgtggttttcttgttttttgtagACATCAAGGGAGCTGAAGGTTTGTGGAACCATTGGACCGTGCGTTTCACTCAACTCAAAAGGCCCCTGTGTTTCAGAGAATGTGAGTCCCGAGGAGAACCTGACTTATTTTGATTCTTTACTCTTATTGCTGTGTAATCTGATCGCTGTTCCTAACCACCACTCATCACAGTACTCTCTCTGGTTTGTGTAGGAGATGGGCATTGGTGGCACGAGCCAGTGGAAAGTGTGCGGTCTCAGCCCCTCAACCACTCTGGGCCTCTTTTTTGAAGTAGTGAATCAGGTAAAGGACACTGACTTGAACCTTTTTGAGTGGACAGGGGAATACAGAATATTAATGAAAGTTGATGCTAATCACACCAAGGAAGTGAATAGAGGCTTTGTTTAGTAAAGCGCTCCAACAGTGGCTTTTTGTGTGGTTTCTGcctttaagaagaagaagaaggctaTTTGTTCAGCTCATGCAAACGAGGAATGATTGTCAACTGTCATCTCACGTtgcgtctgtttgtgtttgtgtagcacAATGCACCAATACCCCAGGGCGGCCGTGGAGCGATCCAGTTTGTAACCCAGTACCAGCACTCCAACGCACAGCGGAGGATACGTGTCACTACCATTGCCCGGAAGTAAGAGACGGATTGTTGTTATTACATTATTCTATTAACATATTGTTGCTTCATGAGCCTTGCGGGTGCAACTTAGTGTTTGAGGAAAGGTTTTGGGCACGAACATGACAGAATCAATATTAGCTTCAATACAAAATCAAGTTTACATTCCTTTTCACTTCAGGACAACACCTTTTGCATATGCGTCATTCCACAACACACCCACGCTCACCTGCTGTGCCTCTCCACATTCCctccccgctctctctctccctccctctgtccctaCCCAAGCTGGGCAGATGCACAGTCCCAGATTCAGCACATCGAGTCATCGTTTGACCAAGAAGCCGCCGCCGTCCTCATGGCTCGTCTGGGCGTCTTCAGAGCCGAGTCAGAGGAAGGACCCGATGTCCTGCGCTGGCTCGACAGGCAGCTCATCCGCCTGGTGAGTAACATTCCCACACACAGACTCCGCCTTCCTTTCTGGGTAGTGGAACAAGAAATAGTTTGCATTGTTAGAATTGTGTGGCGTGAATAGTTCTGTGATTGTGTACGTGTTGTGTTATTGCTGCGAATGACGTGCCAGGTTACATAAGAAGGACTCTATGTTCTTTTCACTGTTTAAACAATGTTTTGTCTCTCTTCACCTCAGTGTCAGAAATTTGGCCAGTTCAATAAAGAAGATCCTTCATCCTTCAAACTGTCagagtctctgtctctctaccCACAGGTAAACCACACATCAATAAGTCTTTATAACCctaaaagtgaagacatttttttaaataacaggTCATTGATGAgtgaattttcattttaatgacttattttctAGTTCATGTTCCACCTGCGGAGGTCGCCCTTCCTGCAAGTGTTCAACAACAGCCCCGATGAGTCGTCATACTACAGACACCACTTTGTCAGGCAGGACCTCACACAGTCCCTTATCATGGTCCAGCCCATCCTCTACTCGTACTCCTTCCATGGACCACCAGAGGTCAGCCTCACACTCTGCACACCATGAACATCAATGTTGGATTAGTC from Solea solea chromosome 10, fSolSol10.1, whole genome shotgun sequence includes the following:
- the sec23b gene encoding protein transport protein Sec23B — encoded protein: MATYQEFIQQNEDRDGVRFSWNLWPSSRLEATRLVVPVSCLFTPLKERPDLPPVQYEPVLCSRANCKAVLNPLCQVDFRAKIWACNFCFQRNPFPPSYAGISDVNQPAELMPQFSTIEYIVQRGPPTPLIFLYVVDTCLEEEDLQALKESLQMSLSLLPPNALVGLITFGRMVQVHELSCEGIAKSYVFRGTKDLSSKQIQEMLGLTKPAAPGQQGRPAAPQDATATCRFLQPVHRVDMNLTDLLGELQRDPWPVPQGKRPLRSTGVALSVAVGLLEGTYPNTGARVMLFIGGPPTQGPGMVVGDELKTPIRSWHDIQKDNARHLKKATKYYEAMANRTAVNGHCIDIYACALDQTGLLEMKCLSNLTGGHIVMGDSFNTSLFKQTFQRVFSKDYNGDFRMAFGGVMEVKTSRELKVCGTIGPCVSLNSKGPCVSENEMGIGGTSQWKVCGLSPSTTLGLFFEVVNQHNAPIPQGGRGAIQFVTQYQHSNAQRRIRVTTIARNWADAQSQIQHIESSFDQEAAAVLMARLGVFRAESEEGPDVLRWLDRQLIRLCQKFGQFNKEDPSSFKLSESLSLYPQFMFHLRRSPFLQVFNNSPDESSYYRHHFVRQDLTQSLIMVQPILYSYSFHGPPEPVLLDSSSILPDRILLMDTFFQLVIYHGETIAQWRKAGYQDMAEYENFKQLLQAPLDDAQEILQTRFPMPRYIDTEHGGSQARFLLSKVNPSQTHNNLYAWGQETGAPILTDDVSLQVFMDHLKKLAVSSSA